A window from Caldisericia bacterium encodes these proteins:
- the murB gene encoding UDP-N-acetylmuramate dehydrogenase translates to MKLSEDTFLKFVKGKVIRDAELKNFTTFKVGGKVDFLIIPQDEEDIRVTLSIARDKDIPLYIIGNGSNLLVSDEGVRGIVIRISKINFNRFNLKGSVLKSESGVLLSKLISYTVDQELSGMESLLGIPGTLGGAITMNAGTNGFSISQILREIKVMDKNGKIKAVEKEELGFSYRSSKIMEKKLIILEAVMELKKFKRDLINESLKRNFEKRKKTQPYSYPNAGCIFKNPEEKQAGWLIERAGCKGLRIGGAEVSTKHANFIVNRGNATFNDIIK, encoded by the coding sequence GTGAAATTAAGTGAGGATACATTCTTGAAATTTGTTAAGGGTAAGGTTATAAGAGATGCTGAATTAAAGAATTTTACTACATTTAAAGTTGGTGGTAAGGTTGACTTCCTGATAATACCACAGGATGAAGAAGATATAAGAGTTACACTATCAATAGCAAGGGATAAAGACATTCCTCTTTACATAATTGGGAATGGGTCAAATCTTCTTGTATCAGATGAAGGTGTTAGAGGAATAGTAATAAGAATATCAAAGATAAACTTTAACAGATTCAATCTTAAAGGATCTGTTCTTAAATCTGAAAGTGGTGTACTTCTATCAAAACTTATCTCCTATACTGTAGATCAGGAACTTTCAGGAATGGAATCTCTACTTGGAATTCCAGGTACTCTTGGAGGAGCTATAACCATGAATGCAGGAACAAACGGCTTTTCCATATCTCAAATTCTTAGAGAAATAAAGGTTATGGATAAAAATGGAAAGATTAAAGCGGTAGAAAAAGAAGAATTAGGTTTCTCCTATAGGTCCTCTAAGATAATGGAGAAGAAACTAATAATTCTTGAAGCAGTAATGGAACTCAAAAAATTCAAGAGAGACTTGATAAATGAAAGTTTAAAGAGAAACTTTGAGAAAAGAAAGAAGACACAACCATATTCATATCCAAATGCCGGGTGTATATTTAAAAATCCAGAGGAGAAACAAGCTGGATGGTTAATAGAAAGAGCAGGATGTAAAGGTTTGAGAATTGGAGGAGCAGAAGTTTCTACAAAGCACGCCAATTTCATAGTAAATAGAGGAAACGCTACATTTAATGATATTATTAAAG